TGCTCATTTACTAAATACATTAAGAAGTCAGCATCTTTATAATCGATGTACTTAATACCGTTTTTCTTAAAACGACAGTATTTTGCTTCTTTTTTAGTTTCAATGTCTAAAGGAGTTAAGTATCTTACATCTCCTTGTTTTCCTGCTCCTGCTTGTTGATCAATTGATGCCATTTCTTACTTTTTTTCAGATTTAACACGGTTTCTTCTCTTCTCTGCCCAAGCAGCTGCGTGCTTGTCTAACTTTACAGTTAAGTAACGCATAACGCTATCGTCACGTCTGAACTCTAATTCAAACGGAGCTATAGCCTCACCTGATACTTTGTACTCAAATAAGTGATAAAAACCACTTTTTTTCTTTTCAATTGGATATGCTAATTTCTTTAAGCCCCAATTTTCTTTGTGGATCATTTCGGCACCCTTGCTAGTCAATAAGTCCTGAAACTTTTGTACTGTTTCCTTTATCTGAGTTTCAGATAAAACGGGATTCAAAATGAAAACAGTTTCGTAATGATTCATAATTATTTATTTAAAAAATTAATTTTAAGCGTGCAAATATACAAAGTTTACATTAATACTTCATTATTAATTTAAAGTATTTTTCATTAAGTTTGTTACATCATCCCTTTAATTTTTTAACATGAACGTTCCTGAACTACCCAATCTTATTCATTATGCAATTCCATTTTTTGTATTAACTGTTATTATTGAAGTTATTTTAACAGTAAAAGTAAAAATGGAAGATTATGAATATAAAGATGCAATTACTTCCATAACTATGGGACTCGGGAATGTATTTATTGGATTGTTTACAAAAGGAATCATTTTAACATTCTTTATTTTTTTATATCAATTTCGATTTTTTACACTTCCGTTTGCTTGGTGGACTTGGGTTATACTGCTATTTGCAGAAGATATTTGTTACTATTGGAATCATAGAATAGCTCATGAGAGTAGATTGTTTTGGGCCAGCCATGTAGTACACCACTCTTCTCAAAAATACAATTTAAGTACCGCTTTACGTCAAACATGGTCTGGGAGCTTTTATACTTTTATTTTTTGGGCTCCTCTACCACTTCTAGGCTTTCATCCTATTATGATTTTAATGCAAATGAGTATTTCTTTACTGTATCAATATTGGATTCATACCGAATTAATTGATAAACTTCCTAGATGGTTTGAAGCCATCTTTAATACACCTAGTCATCATAGAGTGCACCACGCTACCAATCCACAATATTTAGATAGAAATCATGCTGGAATATTTATTATTTGGGATAAACTCTTTGGAACTTTTGAACCAGAAGTAGAAAAACCTATTTATGGTTTAGTTACCAATATTAATACTTATAATCCATTGAAAGTAGCATTTATAGAATGGTTTAATATGTTTAGTGATATCTTCACCAGCAATACATCTTTATGGAAAAGATTTCTGTACCTAATTAAACCTCCTGGATGGAAACATGATGGAACAGGAAAACTTTCTACTGACTTAAGAAAGGAATGGGAAAAAACAAAAAAAAGAGAAGCTCTTTAAGCTTCTCTTTTTTTAATTTATATCAAAACGAACTCCTAATGATATATTTCTAGTATCAGTATCTTTAAAGAGAGGATTTAAGTCGTACTTAGCATATAAACTATAACCTCGATAACCAAAATATGCACTTAAACCGTAATTCACTGTATTCATATTAAAGTTCGATTTCTGAACTTCTTCTACCTTAACTCCTTCTGTATTTACATATTCTAAATATTGTCTTGTTCCTAATTTAAAACCTACAAAACCTCCAATTCCAAATCTAACCGATTTATGCGTTCTATCGCCTATTTGACCGTTAGAATATTTTCTGTTTTTCGAAAAGTCAAATTCTAAATGCATTGGAAAAGTCATCTGTACATGGCGTAATCTACTTTCTGACAAAGAATTTGGATTTACATTTAAAACTGTTTGATCTCCATTTATTTCATGAAATTTATTTCCTTCTGCTCTTAAATTATTCCATAGAAATGAAAAACCATACTTAAAATATGTTTTTGACGCTTCTTTGCTTAATCGCGTTTTCCAAGTAAAACCTAATTCATAAAAATGTGATTGCCAAAACTTATATTCTGAATCATTTAATGAACCAAATTTGTGGTTTTCTAAAACATTGTTAACACCTAGTGCAAAAACAATTTGAGTAGTTGTTCTTTTATTTCTTCTAAGACTATCTCTTTTACGTTCGTCTCTTTCAGAAAAATCTAATTTAAATTTTGCACCTCCTATACTAAAAGTATTTTCATCTTCGTTACTAGTTGCTATTTTTCCATCTACTTTATCTTGTACTAAGCCTTGTAATTTAATTTCTTGTACACCTACCAACTGCTCAATTCTTTGTGCATGGTACTCAGCTGCCTTCTTTTTCAATTCAACTGCATTTTCCTGCGTTATTTCATTGTTACTCGCTTTTAAGTTAATTTCTTTCACTTTTGTTTTTAGCGAGTCTTTCTGTTCTTTAGTTATTCTTTCAATTTTTATCGAAATTTTTCTAACTTCTTCTTCAAAATTTTTCTCTTGAGATTGGGCAATAGTTGTTACAAACAACACTAAAAATAGTATTCTTTTCATTTTAATAATTTTTAAGTTTAACTAAGTTTTTTTAGATAATTTATTATCTATCTATTAATGGTAAGCGCTTATTTATTTCTCTCTGTAAAGGCTACAGCTATATCTGAAATTTTAACCTTTAATTTTTGCATAAAGTTTCCTTTAAATTCTTCATCATCAATATTTCTCTCTATTTCGGCTAAAATTGTCTCTGGGCTAACGGTTAAATTAGATTTTCTTAATTCCAATTTAATAGCTTTAAAAACATCCTCTCTATTTACTTTATGTCTTGCGTAATATTCTTTAACTTCCTCTTCCGTATGGGTTACCGCAAACAATAAATCCTCACTATTTACTTTTATTCTTAAGTTAGATGCTTTATTGGCTGGAACTAGTTTATTCTTAATCTCTCTAATTTCAATTTGACTCTTTGTTGTTTGAGGTATAACATTTTTTACTTCCTCAGCTATCATCTCAGTGTTTTCTATTTCAACATTCTCTACAATTAGCTTGTCAAACTTTACTTCTTCATTAACCTTGTCAATTGTTTTTTCCACTTTTCCCGTTACATTTTCAGTCAGTTCAACACTAGCAATTACCTCTTCATTTGTAACTGTTGCCTCTATTCCATTCATCTCTTTAATAGATGGTAACTCTTCACTTTTCATATTTTCGTTTGCCTCTGTATGAACAATGATCTCTTCTGGTATTTCAA
The sequence above is a segment of the Tenacibaculum sp. 190130A14a genome. Coding sequences within it:
- the rpsR gene encoding 30S ribosomal protein S18; this translates as MASIDQQAGAGKQGDVRYLTPLDIETKKEAKYCRFKKNGIKYIDYKDADFLMYLVNEQGKILPRRLTGTSLKYQRKVAQAIKRARHLALMPYVGDMLK
- a CDS encoding sterol desaturase family protein; translation: MNVPELPNLIHYAIPFFVLTVIIEVILTVKVKMEDYEYKDAITSITMGLGNVFIGLFTKGIILTFFIFLYQFRFFTLPFAWWTWVILLFAEDICYYWNHRIAHESRLFWASHVVHHSSQKYNLSTALRQTWSGSFYTFIFWAPLPLLGFHPIMILMQMSISLLYQYWIHTELIDKLPRWFEAIFNTPSHHRVHHATNPQYLDRNHAGIFIIWDKLFGTFEPEVEKPIYGLVTNINTYNPLKVAFIEWFNMFSDIFTSNTSLWKRFLYLIKPPGWKHDGTGKLSTDLRKEWEKTKKREAL
- the rpsF gene encoding 30S ribosomal protein S6, translated to MNHYETVFILNPVLSETQIKETVQKFQDLLTSKGAEMIHKENWGLKKLAYPIEKKKSGFYHLFEYKVSGEAIAPFELEFRRDDSVMRYLTVKLDKHAAAWAEKRRNRVKSEKK